Below is a window of 'Nostoc azollae' 0708 DNA.
GTATCTAGGTTTTAGCGATTATTTCTAAATAGTGTAATATCACTTATATTACCTAATTCTCCAATATAAATATCAACTATATCTTCACCTCCTGGCAATACTCTAAATTGATTTTTTAGAGTGTGTATTTTCTTCTTGCCTGAATAATATTTTTCCTACTCTTGATATTCACCTGGTCTTGCTATAGCTTTTTCTGCACTATCTATTATTAATTTATACTGACTCAGTCCCTCCTATAATTCTTGATACTTTCACTCATCTTTTTTTGCTTCTTCTATTTGGGAGACAGGTAGAATTTTCCTCAGAATTTCTACCCAATAATTAAATATGTTATTTGCTTTTGTCCTCCATAGATCAAACAATAATCCTAGAATTTCAAATGTTGGCTTCTGTCTCAGGTCTACTAGGCATACACATATTCCCTCCTTTGGGGTCATTTCTGCTTTACGTCCTCCTCCAGACGCTATTAACCTAATTTTTCTTTTTTCAATTTCTGCTTGTTTCTCTAGATGCCTTTTTTCTGCTAATGCTACTAATGTGATAAAGTCTTCATACTTAATCCCAATTAATATCTTTGATTGCTAGGGGTATAATTCTATTCTTTCTAGGGGACTTGTCATTATTGATATACACAGTTACATTCTTTCTGTTTATTTTGCCACAAAACTTCTTTTAAAGATAGGTCTACTGATTAATCTATCAAGCTTTTTTTACACCAGTGGAATTACCTGGTGTTGGAGTTACTCTGGTTTGCGCAAAACAGAAGATAAATAAGGATAAATATCCCCAAATCATGCTGCTAACCATTGTTGCCAAGCATCTTGTGTTTGTTTAACAATTGGCAGTTCTAGAAATCAGCGGTGATCTTAATATTAATTCTTGGTTACGTTCCCAACTAAAAAATGATAAATTCTTTTGTTAAGCCATATTAAATAAAACTTGACTTATGGTGTTTTCCACAATATATATTATTAACTTGTTTTTCTGAATTTTCTTCGTCGCATATATATAAATTTCCCAACAGCAAATAATCCCAGTAATCTATTAAAATACTTTCATCATAATAATGTTAATGTATATAATTCAGCTGCAATTGATCAGAGTATGGCAACCGCCAAGGTAGTTAGGATAAAGACTGTATCTCTTTCGTGATTCATACCTAGTGATAACTCTTGGATACAAACAAACTTACCACCCTATCACCCGTCACCTGCTATACCTGAAGACGGATCTTTTTAGCTGAGGAGGGTAACAGAAAAAGAATAACCATTTACCCAAACCCTTTGCATTATTGGCACTATACGGGAAATACTTAAAGGAAAATACGATTTATAACCTAAAATTATGTGATATTTTAGTCACCGTACCTCTTTATGATACTAGAAATTACGCACGAATCACATCCAATTGGGGATGCTTCCATACAGAAGAGGAATAGCATTTATGGCACAATCGCAAAACACTTGGTCAGAAACTAATATTTTGTTAGTGATAACACGGCCAGAAGGTAAGCTAAAACAGATGAACTTGGCTAACGTCATAAGTTTTCTGCAGCAAAATTATCATAATTAGGTGATAAGGGACTTGCAAATTTGTAAAGGTAAAAACGATGCGACTGTCAAATAAGTTATTTGTTACACTTCGAGATGATCCTGGTGATGCGGAAATTCCCAGTCATCAATTATTACTCCGCGCAGGTTATATTCGTCGCATCGGTAGCGGTGTTTATGCTTATCTCCCCTTGATGTGGAGGGTTTTGCAGAAGGTTTCCCAAATAGTGCGGGAAGAAATGAACGCCACTGGTGCTGAGGAATGTTTGTTACCGCAGTTACAACCGGCGGAGTTATGGAAGGACTCGGGACGTTGGGATACTTATACTAAAGCTGAGGGGATCATGTTTTCCCTGATTGATAGACGGGAACAACAATTAGGACTTGGCCCAACTCACGAAGAAGTAATTACTACTGTTGCCCGTGATATGATTCGTTCATATCGGCAATTACCGCTACATTTATATCAAATTCAAACTAAGTTTCGTGATGAAATTCGTCCTCGGTTTGGTTTGATGCGTAGTCGAGAATTTATCATGAAAGATGGTTATTCTTTCCACACTGATGAGGAAAGTTTGAAGAAAACCTACCAGGATATGTACCAAGCATACAGTAATATGTTGCGGCGTGCTGGTTTGGCTTTTCGGGCGGTAGAAGCTGACTCTGGTGCTATCGGTGGTTCTGGTTCTACAGAGTTTATGGTGTTGGCAGATGCCGGAGAAGATGAAGTTCTCTACACTGAAGATGGGAAATATGCAGCGAATGTAGAAAAGGCTGTTTCCTTACCTGCGGAAGCAGAAACTTCACCTTTTACCAGGTTTGAAAAACGGGAAACACCGGGAACGGAAAGCATAGAAAAAGTTTGTAAATTTCTCAAGTGTTCTCCTACCCACATTATCAAGAACATTTTATATCAAGCTGTCTATGATAGCGGTTTGACTGTTTTGGTATTAGTAAATATTCGTGGTGATCAGGAAGTTAATGAAGTAAAATTCCAAAACGAATTAACTAAATTAGCATGCCAATTCGGTGCTAAAACTGTCGTTTCTATCAGTGTACCCACTAATGAAATAATTGCAAGCTGGTCTACAAAGTCTTTACCTTTAGGTTACATTGCACCGGATCTGGATGATGATTATATTGCCGGGAGTAAGCAGGTACATTCTCAGTTTGTGCGCTTGGTGGATAAAACTGCTGTGGAGTTAAAGAACTTTGTCACAGGTGCAAATGAAAGCGGTTCTCACGTAGTTGGGGCAAATTGGTGTGAGCAGTTTAAATTACCTGAGTTGGTAGTAGATATTCGGAAAGCTAGAGTGGGTGATCGCTCTTTGCACGACCCCAGTCAAACCCTAAAAACAGCAAGAGGTATAGAAGTTGGCCACATTTTCCAACTCGGTACAAAGTATTCTGAAGCGATGGGTGCAACTTATATCAACGAGCAAGGGGAAAAAAAACCTTTAATTATGGGATGTTATGGTGTGGGAGTGTCACGATTAGCACAATCAGCCGTTGAACAGTCCTATGATAAAGATGGCATAATTTGGCCAGTGGCGATCGCACCATATCACTCGATTATCACCATTCCTAACATTAAAGATGCTCAACAAATCGAAGTAGCCGAAAAACTTTACACAGAACTTAACAAAGCAGGTGTAGAAACATTACTCGATGACCGTGATGAACGAGCAGGTGTTAAATTCAAAGATGCAGATTTAATTGGCATTCCTTTTAGGATTGTCACAGGTCGGGCTATTGCCAATGGTAAAGTTGAAGTAGTAAAACGGGCAAACCGTGAATCTCAACAAATAGCCATTGAGGAAGTTGTAAATACATTGCAACAATGGCTTAAATAAGCAATAGAAGGAAAAATTTAAACTAGTCAATGGCAGGCAAAATGCCTGCCATTGACCAGTTTAATCATCTTGCTAATCGTTAATTGATAACAAACCAGGAGGAGGAGTAATTTCAACTCGACGGGTTTCTAAATCAACTATAGGAACAATCTCTATCACAAAGGGAATTAAAACCGTTTTTCCTGCTTTATCTTCAGCAAAAGCAGGATCGAATTTTACTTCTAATAAATCATGACCTGAAGGTAATATATCCACTACTGTTCCCACAAATTGACCAGTTTCTTGCATGAAGACTTGTAATGCTAACAAGTCTATAACATGAAATTCACCTTCTTCTACTTCTGGGCGATCGCTAATTGGGACAAACAACCGACAATCACGTATATTTTCCGCAGCCGTGCGATCGCTCACCCCTTCCAATTTAATTACATATAGATTCTTTCCCTCAACATACCGCCCATCTAATAACTCTATTGGTTGCGGTTCCATTTCCCCTGGACGCAATAACCAACGAGTTCCCGATTCCTCAAACCGTTCCGGAAAATCAGTATTGGGATAAACCCGCAACTCCCCAGCTAAACCTTGAGGTGCGACAATTTTACCAATTTCTAACCAATCATGGAGATTGGGGACTGGGGACTGGGGACTAGGGACTGGGGAAGATTTTTTACTCACCTCCCCTTTCCCCTTCCTTTTCTTCGTTTTCTTAGTGCCTTCGTGGTTCATTTCTCTTAAACACTGACAGCCGCACGTTGGTAAACCTGTTCAGCAACCTTAGCTAAATGCTGCATACCGATAGTAATTTCTTCATCACTACCAGTCAGACTGATACGCAAACATTGATGCTTGTGTTCCCACTCCTCTTTTAGACCGGGGAAGAAACTACTACCAGGAACAACAATCACACCCACTTTCTTTAATTCCTGGTAAAATTCCCAATCAGTCATTGGTAAATCTTCCAACCACAACCAACCAAAGATCGCCCCTTCACCGCGATGTAAAAACCAAGGTATATTGTTAGGTATCGCTACTTCTAATGTGCTTTCTAACACATTAAATTTGTGCCGATAAAAAGGACGAATCACACTTTCAGCAATATTGGCTAATGCACCTGATTCTATCGCTCTAGCTGCGATCGCTTGACCATACCTGGAAGAATGAATCCCTGCATTAGTTTGGAAACACTCTAAAGCTTGCAGCAGGTTTTCATCACCAATAGCTATGCCGATTCTTTCCCCTGGTAATCCTGCCTTTGATAAACTCATACAATGCAGAATATTCTCACCAAACACAGGTGTCATTTCCGTAAAATTCAACGCAGGGAAAGGAGGTGCATAAGCTGAGTCTATCAACACAGGCACATGATAGGGTGCAGCTAAAGCGGCGATTTTCTCAACTTCGTCATTAGTTAAAACGTTACCAGTAGGGTTGCAAGGGCGAGAGAAAATCATACAACCAGTTTCTTGTGTAATCGAAAGTTGGCTAAAATCAGGACGATATTTAAAGCGGTGGTTGGCGCTATCAATATCAAGAGTGGGTTTGTAAGCAATCAAGGCTTCTGGGCATAAACCAACGCCACCATAGCCAGTATAATCTGGACTTAAAGGCAGAACAATCTGTTTTAAATCGCCATCGTTAGTATATCCACCGTAAGCATTAGCCGCGTAGAAGTAAATAGTCTGACTACCAGCAGTGACTAAGATATTGCGCTCTGTTAAATTTAACCCATAACGCTGGTTAAAATCTTTGACCATTACCGAAATAAAAGGTGCATAACCCTGAGATGAACCGTAGCGACAAACAACTTCACCATACTCAGGACTAGCTAATAAGTCTGCTGTGCAATCCCGCCATAACTGTTCTACCTCTGGTAAAATCAGCGGGTTTCCCGCACTCAAATTATATAACTCCTGCCCCTCATTAGCTCTAAGTGTTTCATTAATATCCTTCATAATTGCTCTCACGCCAGTTAAGTTGGACATTTGAGCGCCAATTTTGGTAAGGGCAGGTTTCATAGGCTTGTTACAGACTAAATTACGAGCAAAAGTGAATAAATTACCGGATGGTTGCGGCAGCAAAAAATCTGACGCTTTTATCTGAATTTAAACCAGTGAATGAGATTGTAACAAAATCATGGTAATTTGAACAATCTTATACCGATTCTTTGTAACCTTATTTTCATGGATATTGCCAACTTTACTTTGAACTTTCAAAATTAAATAGGAATCTGGACAATTGATAATAACGTAACTTGCTAGTTAGGAAATTGTCAGCAATGTCTTACGCTCCCGTAAGGGATACAGGATTTCCATGATTTAAGGATGAACAGGATTAAGACTGGGATTTTATAATCAATTAGCAACTACCAATTACCAGCCTCGGGAGCATCCACTATTGGAAGATATATAAGTGTTAGGAGAATATAAGGATAAACAAGTGTGGATTAGCAACCATGAACCAGGATAAAAGAACGGCTCAAAGCCTACTTAGAAGAATAGGCAACATTGTTATATGAAGAAGCAGACAAAAGTCAGATAACAGACTTGGAAGGTATAGAAAAGACAGTAAGGAGTCAAATATTAGAAGTGGTAAGTCCAGAAATAGCCCTTTTTTTTTATTGAAGAAACAACCGGAAGGAAAGTAGGTAAAACCAGGAAAGTCGAAACCTTAGTAGGAGAACTAAAACTAAAAGCTAAACAGTTGCAGAGACTGGGTTTGAAACCAAGAAGTCGATTCAGTCCATTACTTTAAAAGTGCTGCTTGAGGCTATCAGCTAAGGAATCATATCAAAAAGCAGAAGTTGAAATTGAGGCATTAACAGGAGTAAAAGTTGGCCATAGGAGGCAACAAAAACTAGTTGTGGAACAAGATTGGGAGCTACCACAAGGAAAACAAGCTGTCTGTGAAGTGAGGGTGGATGGTGGAAAAGTACAACTAGGGGGCAAACCACAACCAGGCTGGTACTGGCGAGACTATAAAACCCTTCGTCTACAAGGAATTTATGATGGCGCATTTTTTCATAACAACCAATTATTAGTTGATTATGTTATAGCCAGTCTTTGTTTAACCCCCTTGCCTGTTTGGGGGATAGTCATGATGGAGTTTGGAATTTAGTTAAAGAGTTTGGAACTGAAAAATTCAAACCTTTGGAAATTTTGGATTGGTATCACCTCAAAGAGAATCTTTATCAAATCGGTGGTTATTTAAAGCATCTCCAAGCTGTTGAGGGTTTATTGTGGTAAGGTCAGATAGAGCCGATTCAACCTTTATTTAATAATTGTCGAGGCAAACAAGTTAAGAAGTTTTTCGACATAGGCGAAAAACATCCCACTGGCATTATTAACTACACCTACTACCAAGCTAAACAACTGTGTCCTATTGGTTCTGGATCTGTCGAATCTGCTATTCAACAGATTGGAGCAAGGATTTAAATTTCTGGTCCACAGTGGAATGTTGAAAGTGTCTACCAAATCCTTTCCCTTCCTTGTGCTTATCTCAATGGTTTGCTTCCTATTTGAGTCTTTCTGCCAAAACTCTATCCTCCCCCAGCCTCAACTAGATGACTAGTACAGTACGGCGTAAATAAACTAACCATTCCAAATCTCTGAAAAGCTCATGCCGTATACATTTTGAATTTTGTTGCGCAGCCTGCTGGAAGCACTATTTTATTAGCGTAGCTCTTCTGAAAGAAGCATTTTGAATTCACCGCGGTACTAGCAACTTGGTTTAATACTGAATGATGACATAAGAGATGATTTATAAAGTAAATGTTGAGGAGACAAGAGGAAGTAGCATAATTCTAGTCATAAGAGCATATATAGCCCCTTCCCTCATTTGTGTTAAACGCTCATAATCCTTGCTTAGACGATGATATTGGTTAAACCACCCAAATGTTCTTTCTACTACCCAGGGTTGTGGTAAAACTTTAAATTCTTGCTCAGTAGGTCCTATGACTTCAACATGAGCTTGAGTCAGGAACCAAACTGCAAGTGCAAATTTATCACCGTCATAACCGGAATCAACCCATAAAACTTGGACTTTTTCCAATAATTCTGTGGGTTTCTCTAGCAGTTCCATTAGTGCATAGGCAGCAAGTATTCGTTCTGGGGCATTTGCTTCACTAACAACAACTTTCAACACAAGTCCCAGGCTATCAACTAAAGTATGCCCCTTTCTTCCTTTTACCTTTCTACATCCGTCAAAACCATACACATCCCCTTTTTTTGGTCAGTGTTGACCGACTGACTGTCTGCGGCGAGCGCGGTAGGTTGTGTTCATTTACCTAATTTCGAGCGAACTTGACCACCCAATGTATGGTTGAATTTTTCCCAAACCCCCTGGCCCTGCCATTTACTGTAATAGCTATATACCGTTGACCTTGGCGGGAAGTCACCTGGAAGCATATTCCATTGACATCCAGTTTTCAAATGATAATAGATGGCATTACATATTTCACCCATATCTGTTGTGGGTGGATGCCCTCCTTCTTTGGCTGGTGGAATCAATGGGGCCAGGATTTCCCACTCCATATCAGTTAAGTCTGTGGGGTAAGACTTTCGTGCCATGATTAGCTATGTAAATACACTACATCTTATGTATCCTATCCTTCCAACATTCCTTTTCTACTCCCCTTTACATTTACCTTATCAATAGCCTCTAAAACCGCCAGTTTCAGGACTGAAAAAAGGGCAGGTATTCAACCCACCCTCAACACAACTCGTAAGTTGTAATTATATTAGGAATTAATGTCCCATTATTGGCGCAGTCAAAGAAACAGTTTCCACTGCTTTTGCTGCTGTCAAAGTTGGGACAGAATCACGCAATCTTGCTGTTAATTGTACTGTTGTAGCATCGTATATTTGTGTTAGCAACTTCGGATAAAAACCAATTCCGATAATTGGTATCAACAAACAAGCGATGATAAAGACTTCACGTGGTTCAGCATCAATCAAAGCTTGGTGAGAAACTAACTCTTCGTTTTCTTGACCGTAGAAAATTTCTCGCAACATTGAAAGTAGATAAATTGGCGTTAAAATTACACCAACCGCCATCAAAAAGATGATGATGACTTTAAATGTGGGGTTATAAGCATCGCTAGTAGCAAAGCCAACAAATACCATTAATTCTGCTACGAAACCACTCATTCCTGGCAACGCTAAAGATGCCATTGAACAGGTGGTAAACATGGCAAAAATCTTCCGCATCTTCTTACCAACACCACCCATTTCATCTAACATTAGGGTGTGTGTCCGGTCATAGGTTGCACCAACTAAAAAGAACAAACTCGCCCCAATTAATCCATGAGAAACCATTTGTAACATTGCCCCACTTAAACCCAAATCGGTGAAGGAGGCAATACCAATGAGAACAAAGCCCATGTGGGAAATAGAAGAATAGGCAATTTTCCGCTTTAAGTTCCTCTGGGCAAAGGATGTTAAAGCCGCGTAGATGATATTTACTACCCCCAAAACCACCAATGCGGGTGCAATATAAGCGTGGGCATCAGGCAACATTTCGGCATTCATGCGAATTAAGGCATAACCACCCATTTTCAGCAAAATACCAGCTAGTAACATATGTACAGGCGCTGTAGCTTCACCGTGGGCATCAGGTAGCCAGGTATGTAGAGGAATAATAGGCAACTTGACAGCGTAGGCAATCAGGAAGCCAGCATACAGTAAAAGTTGTAAATTTAGTCCAAAATCTTTCAATGCAATCGCTCGCATATCAAAAGTCACTGTATCACCATAAAATCCCATTGTCAGGGCAGACAACAAAATAAACAGTGAACCACCCGCCGTGTATAAAATAAACTTGGTCGCCGCATATTGGCGCTTTTTACCACCCCAAATCGACAACAGGAAGTATATCGGTACAAGTTCCAGTTCCCACACCAGGAAAAATAACAGCATATCTTGGACAGCGAACACAGCTATCTGACCGCCATACATGGCCAAAATCAAGAAATAAAATAATTTCGGCTTCAGGGTTATAGGCCAAGCTGCTAAAACTGCCAGAGTGGTAATGAATCCAGTTAGCAAAATCAGGGGCATAGATAAGCCATCAGCCCCCACTGACCAGTTTAAACCCAATTGCGGAACCCAGGGGTAACTCTCCACCAGTTGCAAATCGGGATTAGAGAAATCGTAACCAGTATAAAAAGCGTAAACAATCAGTGCGAAATCTATCAGCCCTACAATCAGGGAATACCAGCGCACTGTTTTACCATCTTTATCTGGGATGATAGGAAGTAGTAGTGACGCGGCTATTGGAAACAAAATAATCGTCGTCAGCCACGGAAAATTAGCTATATTCATGACAATCAGTCAGCAATTAAAATCATGTTTGGCAAAAACTCACAGTTAATAACTAACAGCTTTTTGGCAGTTTTGCCTTCATTGTTAGGTTGATTTAATTAAATTGGCAAGACCCCGTTTTTCTCTGGGGTATTTTTTTGAATGCTTGGGGGTACGGAATGTAGAGTGGAATACTCCCAGTCAAGTCCAAAAATTAGCTTCAAAAGACCGCTAAACTAGGATATACGCGATGGAATGCCTTGTATATTTTAAAATAAAAGCATGACAGGATAAAAAAGTTTATCATCACCTCACAAATTGAAAGTCAGATTCGTTATGTCACCAACGTAGATGGAGAAACAACAGATGTACTCGTTCCTGTAGAACTTTGGCAACAGCTGATGAGTTGCATCAATTCTGATAATGTTACTGTTTTAGCGTGGATTGATGAACAAGAGCCAAAAGCACAAATATTAGCTGACCTGCAAGAGTCAGTACCACAGGTAACAGCAGGACAAACTTTATCAGTTTCAGAGCTTTGGGAAGATATCACAACCTATTTAATAGGATTCCAAATTCCAAACCCAGAACATGAGAAAGCGGATGGTTGCTCCTGTTGTCCAATTGAAGAATAGGGTAGTGCATGATAGAAACTTAAGGCTATTGAACCAACAGTTAAAGCTTGAAAAATTTGTGCATGGTTAGCTATTCTACATGAGTCTTCTAATAAATAATCTGGGTATACTCGATTTTCATTAAGACGTTCTCTTACAGATAATCTTGTGAGTCCAATTCTACTATCTAGAGGTAGATGTCCTGCTGTAACAATAGAAAGAATATCCTGTTGCCATGTTAAATTATCAATAGCTGATGCCCAAGGACTCACTCATATATCTAGTTCTACAAGGAACAGAAGCAGTGATAGAATGATTAAAAATTCTAGTTCCTGTTTTTTGGTAATAAAGTTCTATAATTTCAGTTACTAGATTAGGTGGAAATACTTTTTCAGGCAGTTTACCATTAGCTTGAAGAAGCCTAGCATTTTGAATCCAGCAAACAGCCTTTAACTACCACTACGGGTATATTTCTGGGATAAAGAATTGCACCAGCTACACTTATTTTGTGTCCACCATTTTCTTTTACAGAATCAGGAGTTTTATCAGTTTATCCTGAAATCCAACATGTTGATGTTTGTGAATCAATTTCTGCTGTTACAAGAGAATGTCATTCTTGAATGCCACTATCTATAATGCATAGTTTGGGAGCATTATAGATAGTGGCGGATCTAGTTTAAACATTGGAACATCAATATCAGATACTTCTCTGTGCTGAATAATTGCTGCAAATTCATCTGGCTTATTAATATCAAAAATATAGGGAAAATTCTCAACTAAATCTTTTAGTCCTTTACCTGAAATCTGAATGCGACACGAAAGACTATCCGGTAAAGGAACTGTACGAAGTTCACCTCCCTCATCTTTAAAACCTCCAATAATATTGCCTTTATAAAATTTAATCAGCTCTTCAAATTCATCTTGCCTTTCCCATGAGAGTTTTTCCCATTCTTATTCTGTTAACTCACGTTTGGGAATCCAATTCTTAACCTTTTTTGTAAAACTCTCATCAGTGTCATAAGGTTATCGTTTTGGATAACTAGGTAGCTTTGTTTCACTTATTACATATTTATCACTTAACTCTACAGTATAAGTCTGTTCTTCTTTTATGGGAAGCCAATTCTCATATAATTCAGTAAATAAACTAGTAGAAAGAATTAATTCTAGCTTTTTTTACCATCCATTACTTCCCAAATTTGAGCAACTTTATTCCCCCCATACTGTTCATTAATGAATTTCCCTATCTTTTCTTGAAGTTCACCCAGTTCTAAATCTACTGATGCACCGGTAATATAGCCGTCTTCTGTATCAGCAATTAATTCAATGCCATAAGTTTTCAATCTAGATGGATTGAAAGAATCAGGAGCAATCTGTAAAATGCTCCTTCGAGATTTAAGTTGTGGTTTTTTTTCTTGTTTTCTTTCTTCTTGATCTTCTTGCCAAGAATATATTAAAGATTCCACTGAATTTTTTAGTTTACTACCATGTCCCTGAAGATTATTGGGAGGATAGAGTTTTGGCAGAAAGACTCAAATAGGAAGCAAACCATTGAGATAAGCACAAGGAAGGGAAAGGATTTGGTAGACACTTTCAACATTCCACTGTGGACCAGAAATTTAAATCCTTGCTCCAATCTGTTGAATAGCAGATTCGACAGATCCAGAACCAATAGGACACAGTTGTTTAGCTTGGTAGTAGGTGTAGTTAATAATGCCAGTGGGATGTTTTTCGCCTATGTCGAAAAACTTCTTAACTTGTTTGCCTCGACAATTATTAAATAAAGGTTGAATCGGCTCTATCTGACCTTACCACAATAAACCCTCAACAGCTTGGAGATGCTTTAAATAACCACCGATTTGATAAAGATTCTCTTTGAGGTGATACCAATCCAAAATTTCCAAAGGTTTGAATTTTTCAGTTCCAAACTCTTTAACTAAATTCCAAACTCCATCATGACTATCCCCCAAACAGGCAAGGGGGTTAAACAAAGACTGGCTATAACATAATCAACTAATAATTGGTTGTTATGAAAAAATGCGCCATCATAAATTCCTTGTAGACGAAGGGTTTTATAGTCTCGCCAGTACCAGCCTGGTTGTGGTTTGCCCCCTAGTTGTACTTTTCCACCATCCACCCTCACTTCACAGACAGCTTGTTTTCCTTGTGGTAGCTCCCAATCTTGTTCCACAACTAGTTTTTGTTGCCTCCTATGGCCAACTTTTACTCCTGTTAATGCCTCAATTTCAACTTCTGCTTTTTGATATGATTCCTTAGCTGATAGCCTCAAGCAGCACTTTTAAAGTAATGGACTGAATCGACTTCTTGGTTTCAAACCCAGTCTCTGCAACTGTTTAGCTTTTAGTTTTAGTTCTCCTACCAAGGTTTCGACTTTCCTGGTTTTACCTACTTTCCTTCCGGTTGTTTCTTCAATA
It encodes the following:
- the ndhD1 gene encoding photosynthetic/respiratory NAD(P)H-quinone oxidoreductase subunit D1, with the protein product MANFPWLTTIILFPIAASLLLPIIPDKDGKTVRWYSLIVGLIDFALIVYAFYTGYDFSNPDLQLVESYPWVPQLGLNWSVGADGLSMPLILLTGFITTLAVLAAWPITLKPKLFYFLILAMYGGQIAVFAVQDMLLFFLVWELELVPIYFLLSIWGGKKRQYAATKFILYTAGGSLFILLSALTMGFYGDTVTFDMRAIALKDFGLNLQLLLYAGFLIAYAVKLPIIPLHTWLPDAHGEATAPVHMLLAGILLKMGGYALIRMNAEMLPDAHAYIAPALVVLGVVNIIYAALTSFAQRNLKRKIAYSSISHMGFVLIGIASFTDLGLSGAMLQMVSHGLIGASLFFLVGATYDRTHTLMLDEMGGVGKKMRKIFAMFTTCSMASLALPGMSGFVAELMVFVGFATSDAYNPTFKVIIIFLMAVGVILTPIYLLSMLREIFYGQENEELVSHQALIDAEPREVFIIACLLIPIIGIGFYPKLLTQIYDATTVQLTARLRDSVPTLTAAKAVETVSLTAPIMGH
- the rimM gene encoding ribosome maturation factor RimM (Essential for efficient processing of 16S rRNA) translates to MNHEGTKKTKKRKGKGEVSKKSSPVPSPQSPVPNLHDWLEIGKIVAPQGLAGELRVYPNTDFPERFEESGTRWLLRPGEMEPQPIELLDGRYVEGKNLYVIKLEGVSDRTAAENIRDCRLFVPISDRPEVEEGEFHVIDLLALQVFMQETGQFVGTVVDILPSGHDLLEVKFDPAFAEDKAGKTVLIPFVIEIVPIVDLETRRVEITPPPGLLSIND
- a CDS encoding transposase family protein, yielding MTPKEGICVCLVDLRQKPTFEILGLLFDLWRTKANNIFNYWVEILRKILPVSQIEEAKKDE
- a CDS encoding valine--pyruvate transaminase, which translates into the protein MKPALTKIGAQMSNLTGVRAIMKDINETLRANEGQELYNLSAGNPLILPEVEQLWRDCTADLLASPEYGEVVCRYGSSQGYAPFISVMVKDFNQRYGLNLTERNILVTAGSQTIYFYAANAYGGYTNDGDLKQIVLPLSPDYTGYGGVGLCPEALIAYKPTLDIDSANHRFKYRPDFSQLSITQETGCMIFSRPCNPTGNVLTNDEVEKIAALAAPYHVPVLIDSAYAPPFPALNFTEMTPVFGENILHCMSLSKAGLPGERIGIAIGDENLLQALECFQTNAGIHSSRYGQAIAARAIESGALANIAESVIRPFYRHKFNVLESTLEVAIPNNIPWFLHRGEGAIFGWLWLEDLPMTDWEFYQELKKVGVIVVPGSSFFPGLKEEWEHKHQCLRISLTGSDEEITIGMQHLAKVAEQVYQRAAVSV
- the proS gene encoding proline--tRNA ligase translates to MRLSNKLFVTLRDDPGDAEIPSHQLLLRAGYIRRIGSGVYAYLPLMWRVLQKVSQIVREEMNATGAEECLLPQLQPAELWKDSGRWDTYTKAEGIMFSLIDRREQQLGLGPTHEEVITTVARDMIRSYRQLPLHLYQIQTKFRDEIRPRFGLMRSREFIMKDGYSFHTDEESLKKTYQDMYQAYSNMLRRAGLAFRAVEADSGAIGGSGSTEFMVLADAGEDEVLYTEDGKYAANVEKAVSLPAEAETSPFTRFEKRETPGTESIEKVCKFLKCSPTHIIKNILYQAVYDSGLTVLVLVNIRGDQEVNEVKFQNELTKLACQFGAKTVVSISVPTNEIIASWSTKSLPLGYIAPDLDDDYIAGSKQVHSQFVRLVDKTAVELKNFVTGANESGSHVVGANWCEQFKLPELVVDIRKARVGDRSLHDPSQTLKTARGIEVGHIFQLGTKYSEAMGATYINEQGEKKPLIMGCYGVGVSRLAQSAVEQSYDKDGIIWPVAIAPYHSIITIPNIKDAQQIEVAEKLYTELNKAGVETLLDDRDERAGVKFKDADLIGIPFRIVTGRAIANGKVEVVKRANRESQQIAIEEVVNTLQQWLK